The segment AATCAATTTTTTAGAAATACTAGATAATTTATATGAAATGAAGAATCCATTATGATTAATCTTTCTTCAACATGATCCAGCGTTAAGAGATTCTCATCCGGATTGAAAAAGAGTTGATTCGGAATGAATTTACAGAAGAACTGAAAGTCCCCAACTACCTACTTGAGCATGAGATCTTGCAGGAAGTCCAGTTGGAGACTGTCCTAGAGCGCAGGATTAGCGAAACCTTCCTAAATTAGGACCATGAACTACTAACTAAGCTGTTCACCCATTGTGGTAAACTTTTTTTGTTCGATGGGAACTAAATTTTCAATCCCTTAAAAGAAAATTTCGATGAAAAATTTTAGGTTTACATATAAGAGATTATCAGAAATAGGTATTCTAATAACAAAGTATAAAGGGGGGAGAGCAGTGCTGATTAGCACTGCTCTTTCTTTTGTCAGTATAGCTGTACTTTTACGAATGCTTTTTAATGACAACGCAAAAAATTCAATAATTTACCAATAATAACTGTATGATGTGATAATCTATAATAAAATAAAAAATTAGATATTAAGAGATGTACAGAAATCGTTTTTCTCAATGCAGGCTTGTTAAAAGAAAAAAGAGAATGATCAGTATTGAAATGGAGGACGAGAATAAAATCAATACGTGTAACAAAGTACGATCCGAAAAATCGGGATGCAAATGGGCACTATATCTTAGTGGATGAATGGACCAGTATATCAGATGTCGGGAGATCGTATGAGGGCCAAGTTTTTACAATGGAACAATACCGGACGATCGAAGAAAAATACATCCAAGCGGTTGAAGTGCTCATCCGAAAAACCGGTACCACTCATCTAAAGTTGCTTTCTTTGGAAAACCATTCGAATGAAACGGACTTGGATTTGGCAGAAGGCAAGACCATTCCACGAAGATTGGTCAAGGAAGTTGTCAGAATGATTCTCCAAGAAAAGGTTTGGAGCAAACTGGTTGCCAAAAATCAGTTTGAGATCCATTTCGGCTATGATTACTATATGTATTTTATTGGAGAAAGCCTTACAGATGAGGTTATCGAGGAATTTCGAAAGATCGACGGCTTGTATGTGGAAGAGGTGCCATCTCCTTACCTTGATTAATGAAGGAAAAGTACCATCGTCAAAACAACGGATGTTTCTTTGAAACGAATGTCACATAAGGGTGATTATGTGACATTCGCTAAAGCTAAAAGTAGATAGATATGTTAATTGCCCTGTTTATTGAAGCCCCCGAAGAAGAAAAAATCCAATTCTTTCTTTGTCGAATTGTCTAAAAGCCATAACATGAAGCCTTCTATCGTTGAAATTGAGGATTATTTGAAAGTAGATGATATGTATAAAATTTATTAAAAAACTGTTGAACCCTTTAAGAATCAATCACCAGTTTTTTTACCAAGTTACTTCTCAGTGGATTGAGTTAACTGACGAATTGTTAGCTTCGAATACAATGAAGGACTGTGTTATCCATCTAAAAAATCTTCATATGATTATTATTGAATTTGAATGATAATCCATTAGAGTTTGAATGTAACTTATTGGTAAGTAAGTTACATTCAAACACGACGAAAATAGGAAGTGAAGATATGGGGCGTTTAAAAAAGTTTTTGCATAAACTGTTCTTTGAAAAATACGATCAGTTTGCGGAGGAATTAGGTTATCCGGATTGGAATATTGCTTTAGAAAATACTTTTGGCATCTATGAGATGGAAGGAGATACTTGGTACCATGCTACTCAGCTTCCTGATAAAAAATGGGCTGTCTGGAATGATGACGAGGCAGAACCACCATACGCTTTTGAAGTATTTTCGTCCTGGGATGAAGCCATTAGAAAGCTTCGGAAATTGTTTGAGGAGAGTGGGTTGCCGGAAAATCATTGGAGACCTGAAGGATTTGATGAAGGTGAAGATGCTTTTTTGAAAGAACCCGACCGAGAGAAAATGTGGTAACCAACCGAGAATCTGAATGTAACATAATGTGAATTATGTTACGTTCAAAAGCCCTCCATTCCTGGGTGCTTTTCTTTATGATTCATTACTTTTTATGGGGGTTCTCCATAAGTCATCTTCTGTAACCAATGATTCATTTTCACGTCTAAACTTGAAATGAGGAGGAGTAAGAAGATGAAATCCAAATTTTTATTTTTAAGTATGCTGTTTATTTTTGTGTTAGTAGGCTGTTCTCAAGAAAAGGAAGTCATTAAAAATGATAAAAATATGAATAGTTCTGTGGAAAATGTAAAATACACCTCTCAAAAACCCCCTCAGTTAAAAATAGGGGTGAATGAAGAGGAGTTTCTGCTGCTTTGGGTGGGTATGACTGGAGCTACTTTGATCAAGAAGAAAATTCCATGGCTTCTGTGCAGGCGGAAACGATCCCTGTTTCTGAATTAGTCGGTAAACGAAAGGGGCCTACCGTAAATTCAGATACATCCATTGAGCTTAAATTTGAAGAAGAACCAATCTCTTATCAGGTGAATACTTGGGATTCTGCGGGTAATATAACGGGTTCTTTTAAAGACGTAGTTCTTGATGGGCAAAGTGGGCGAACGATCTATGAAGTTGTCGCCACTTGGGAACGAGGAACAGGACATTATTTTTTCCCTTTAACGATTGAATAGACTCTTTCAACATCAATTCACGTTAATTTTTTTTTTGAATGTAACTTATTAGCAATTAAGTTACATTCAGTTCCTTGATTCCATTGATTTCACCAGAAAATCATACCGTACTGGTTTCATTAGAAAAAAAGATACATTCAAAACGTTGTTCTGTAAGGCTTTAAAGCTTGAATCTCAAAAGGATATAGGTTTACATATCACCAGTTATAAGAAGCAAGTTTAAAATAAACATTATGTTTCAGAAACCAGAATGCTTATTTCCATAATCATCCTGGTTTTTTAAGATCCAAAAACTCAATTTTAATTCAAATGCATCTTATATCGAATTAAATCGATATAAGATGCTTACATGGATAATTTAAATGTATTAGATATTTTTAAAGCATTGTCAAACGAAACCCGCTTGAATATTTTGAAATGGCTAAGGGAACCGGAGAAGAATTTCCCGGCACAGCAAGCGCATTTGCCGAAGGAGGTAAGCATTGAAGGCGGCGTTTGTGTCGGCGATATTCAAGAAAAAGTGAATCTTTCTCAATCAACCGTTTCCCATTACTTGTCGCTCATGCAAAAAGCAGGCTTGCTGGAAGCGGTGCGTTACGGGCAATGGACTTATTACAGACGAAATGAAGAGACATTGGCGAAAATTGCGCAATTCATCAACGAAGAAATTTAAGACATCGCCATGTCTTTTTTTAATTTGTCATATCGATATTTTTAGATATATCTATATCCGAAAAAACAAGCTTTCAATGGGAATGAAACTATTCATTCGTATGATAAGTAAAATCAGCAACTAGGAGTGAATTTTTCGTGGCCACAAGTGTAAAAAAAGATTTAATGAGTACGAAACAAAAAGTTTTGGCCTTTACGTTGACGCTTTTAACTTTTGTCATGGGGACCAGTGAATTTGTGATTGTCGGCCTTTTAACAGAAGTCTCTTCAGACTTGAACATCAGTCTAGCTGTAGCTGGTACGCTGGTATCCGGTTTTGCCATCGCTTACGCAATCGGAACGCCCGTAATGACGGCTTATGTCAGCCGTTTTCCAAAATATCCATTGATGCTGACGTTGATTTCTTTGTTCATTGTCGGGAATATAATCAGCGCATTATCCGGCTCTTATGAGTTATTAATTTTTTCCAGAGTCATCACGGCGGTTGTCAGCGGTGTGTTGGTGGCGCTGTCGATGAGCATTGCCAGCGATATCATGCCGGAAAGCAAGAAAGGCCACATTATCGCATTGATTTTCGCCGGTTTTACGATCTCCAATGTCATTGGTGTGCCTTTAGGGACACTCATTGGGCAGCTCGGCAACTGGCAGCTGACTTTCTGGTTTACAACGCTGTTAGGTGTGATCAGTTTGGTCATGGGTATCTTTATCCTGCCAAGAGGATTGAAAGTGGAGAAAGCATCAGCAAAAGAACAGCTCGGTTTGCTGACGAACCCACGCATGATTCTGGCATTCTTTATCCCGACATTTTCAATCGCGGGAACGTATACGATCTACACATACATTACGCCGATATTGGAAGAAGGACTGGCGATTCCAACAAGTTATGTGAGTGCCATCTTGCTGGCTTACGGAGCGTTTTCAATCTTCAGTAATGTGTTGGCGGGGAAAATCGCCAGCCGCAACGGTGTAAGCAAACTTCGCTATGTATTTATCGTCCAGGCAGTTATTTTAGGTTCTTTGTATTTCACAATGGAGTCGACATATGCAGGACTTGTTAGCCTCATGTTGATGGCGGTGATGATCTATGCCATGAATGCAACCATTCAATTGTATTTGATGAACTTGGCCACGGTTTATTTCCCGGCAGCCAAAGATTTTGCATCATCCTTAACGCCTGTAGCGGTTAACGTCGGCATTGCGCTCGGTGCCACCCTTGGAGGATATGTCGTGGCAAACGGCAGCCTCGTTCAGCTTTCATGGGTCGGTGCATTATGCGCATTGATCGCCTCCGGCCTGGCATTTGCCAGCTATCGTATGGATCGGAAAGAAAGCTTTTCAGGTTCTGAAGCGTATGAGGCATCAAATTTATAAAAGATAGTGAACACCCTGCAACTAGCGGGGTGTTTTTTAGTTTTTCAATACAGCTTTCAAGATCTCCCCTTTTGAAAGAGAATGCTCCTAATGAAAACAAGTACATTCTTATTGCATATGAATGTAACTTAGAGATAATTTTGTTGCATTCGACTATTTAGCAACTAATTACAGTCGAAAAATGAATATAGGAGGGTTTCATGGAAAACATCTATACAAAGAGGGATTTGGAAAACCTGGAAGATCGGTATGAGTTTTTATTTCCAGTTCCGTATGAGACGAATACGACACCAGACCAGCTGGTGGAGATGAAAGAAATTTCTTTCGCTGCAATCATCCGCCAGTTGATCAAGGACGGTTTTTCTTTGCTGATATACATTCCGCATCTTTCTTCCATTTCAAATGATGGTTGGGACGACCTTAAATACACATCCTTCATTCCTTGCCACGTAGAAAAACGAACGGTATTTGCAGTAATCCATTCTTCTTTACCCAAACCTAAAATGCCTTCAGGATCGATACCAGACGAATGATCCCGAACTATCAGGGTAATTGATTGGTCATCAAGGTGCTTGCCAATAAAACCGAATTTTGTCTCGTAAAAATCATAGAAATAAGTGGTTTCCCCTAATGTTGCATGTCGGTATTCGATTACTAGTGATTGCTGATTATCGGGAGCCACGATTTTCGTGTAATTATTATCCAGCCACAAAACGATAAAACCATGGAACAATAGTATGGGGAGACCAATGAAAAGGATGGCAGTTGCCCATCCTTTAGAAAGTTTTGATTTAAAAACGATTACATTGATAATAACAATGTTTAAAACCAAAGGGATCACATATCCTGTTGGTTTAAAAAAGAGTAGAACATAATCTGTATAATGCATGACGACAAGGATGAAGTCCATGATTCCCAAAACGACGAGCATCCATTTCTCCTTTATCATAGGATTCCCCATCCTTAATGATTTTTGTATTTTCTTTACGATCAGTTCTTACACAAGTTGGCCCGTTTATTGGAGATCAGCCTTTCTTGATCACCTGATTATTTAACCCAACATGCCGGTAAGGCATGACAGCAACAGCCATATGTTTGGTTTCTGTCTATGAATATCCCACTTGGTTACAAAAATAGAGGTACGGCAGAGCCCGAGGCATCTAGTTGACCTCATATAAATGATGCGACAATTCGTAATTAGTTTTTGTTTTTCAATTCTAAAAGGATAGGAGTTATATTCAATGAAATCGAGAGTATCGTCAAAACCCATAACGCTGCTGCCATCGTAGGCACCACGTCCATTAAAGCAGACCAATCTTCCGCCCTTACCCAATCGGACACCATACTGTAATCTGCGACAACGGTTAAGGCTGTAAAGGATAATCCCATTGCCATCGCCAATTTATACTCTTTGCCTGTTGCATACATAAAAAGATTTATGCACGTTGCTGTGATGGCGATAAGCCCTAATAGGAACCACATAGTCATACCTCCATTTACACTGGAAATTATTAAGTAAGACAGAATGAGAGAGCAATTAGTTTCATGATCACAACAATATAGCCGAAATAACCTTTCGTAATTACCCAATTATTTGAACCAGCATACTAATAAGCTACATAATCAGCAGCTTGCGCTTTTTTCTATAAATCCATCAAATGATTTTAGAAATAGAGGAATGTCTATATTTAATAATAAAAGTTAAAAAACCGAATTTGTGAAAAATTGATCTATCCTACTTGACGGTTACACCAACGTTCTAACATTATAATTGTTAAAAAAATTCAAATGGTTTAAAGTTAGAAAAACACCCAAAGGAGAAAAGATAATGTTAAATTCAGATTTGGATATACGCTTAGAACCGCGCATTAAAGAATTATATCAATTACATAAGGAACGTTCTGCAAATATTGACTGGAGCTATCACGAATTTATTCCATGGGACAAGGCCATGTCCTTTACACGAGTTCCTTGGGATGAGAGTCAAGTAACTCTTCCAGAAGGTGTAATTATTGCGGTAGAAACAGCATTACTTACAGAAGTAAATTTACCTTGGTATACTTCGCATTTGGATTATACATTTAAAAATTCAATGGAAGTAATAAATGATTTCGTACGCACTTGGACGGCTGAAGAAGACCAGCACTCTAACTTACTTGAAACGTATTTATTGGTGACACGAAACGTAAATCCCGCAAGATTGCATGAATTAAGAAAACGAGTAGTTGAAAGTGGTTGGTTTCCAGATTTCACTAATCCTCTAGCAACAATGGCTTATACTTCTTTGCAAGAGTTAGCAACACTAGTTTTTTATAATAATGTAGCTAGGATAGCGGGTCTTTACGACAAAGATTTAGCAACATTACTTCGACGTTTAGCGAAAGACGAAGCACTTCATTATGCATTCTATCGCGACACAGTGAAAGCACATCTTGAACTTGATCCGAATTTCATTGTTTATTTTGAGAATGTAATTATTAATTTCTCTATGCCAGGTGCCGTTATGCCAGACTTTAACGATAGAATGAAAACCATTGCAATAGATACGAATTATGGACCACTACAATACTTTGACCAAGTATTAGATGTAGTTATTAAATACTGGGATATTGCCAACTTGCAACCTACTAGCGAAGAGGCCAAACAATCACAAGCGAATATATTGAAATATCATGGGCGCTTAAAAAGAATTAAAGATCGCCAGCTAGGAAAAAATAAAAGGTAGATGTATGAAAGGGGTTTTTTATAATGAAAACAACTTGCGAATTATGTGAAAAAGAAACGAAAGATAAAGTAAGTTATTTGGAACTTGAAACGTGGGAATTTAATTTTTTAAAGGAAGAGAAAAAAGACTTTTACTCTATTTGTTTTAATTGTTTTGACAAACATACGAATAATTTCATTGACAAAGAAATGGATCTTGAATTGAGAAAAAAACGTTCTCTTTTGGTGAATAAAGAGATCCAAGAAGAAATTGAGGCTATTCTTGAAATCGAAAATTAATTACTCAACTCTATTTAGTTAGCCTAAGTTGAAAGCAGATGAGCAATAAATTGAATCTCTTAAAACAGTATTACAAGTACGTAATGTATTAAAGATGCATCATTTTAGTGAAATAGATGAAATTTGGATTGGTGAAAAGAAAATCCAACCAGGTTCCAATGATATTAACACGGCAAGAATAAATAATTGCTTCATTGTATATGAGGAACCGAGGATACAGGAGTCGGAAAAAGGAAAGCCATCTTCTTTGAACTGCACCGAAATTGTTAGACACAACTAACAATGGAGGTGCAGTTTTTCTATGGCAAAATTTTCAGTTGAAGAGAAGTTGAGGGCTGTTCGGGAATATGCGGATGGCCATGATTCGAAAAAAGGCATTGCCAGACGCTATGGCGTCGATCGCAGTGTACTAAAACAATGGATTGAGCGGTATCAGAATCATGGAGAAGCAGGGCTACGGAAACGGTATACAAACTACACCCCCGAGTTTAAACTGGATGTACTGAACTTTATGAACGATACCGGTGCGTCCCCTTATGAAGCAGCTGCTGTCTACAATATCCCTTCCCGGGATACGGTAAACAAGTGGAAGAAAGCAGTTGACGAAGGAGGATTGGACGCGCTGGTTCCGCAGAAAAAGGGGCGTCCAACCATGAACGAGAAACCGAAAAAACCCGTACCGCCAAAAGAATCGAACGAAACACTCCAGGAAGAAGTGGAACGGCTGCGCCTAGAGAACGCGTATTTAAAAAAGTTGAATGCCTTAGTGAAGGGAAAGGAAGCGTCACAACGCAACTCAAAGCGCAAGTGATCCATGAGCTAAGGCACGATTTCAAGGTCATCGACCTCATCCAGGTGGTAGCCATTCCGAGAAGCACCTACTATTATTGGATCAAACACCAGGAACGTCCGGACAAATACAAAGAGGCAAAAGCGCACATCGCCGAAATCTTCCATGCGCACAAAGGGCGTTATGGACATCGGAATATCCACATCGACTTGGGCAAACGAGGCATCCAGCTGGATCCGAAAACCGTCCTGAAGCTGATGAACGCGATCGGCCTCACCTGCCGGGTGCGGCTGAAGAAATACCGTTCCTACCGCGGCACTGTTGGGAAGGCAGCACCGAATGTATTGAGCCGGGATTTCACGGCCGACAAACCAAATCAGAAATGGGTGACCGATGTGACGGAGTTCGCCCTGTTCGGACAGAAGCTCTACTTGTCGCCTGTTCTCGACTTGTTCAACAGCGAAATCGTTGCCTACACGGTCCAGAGCCGCCCGACGTATGACCTGGTTTCCACGATGCTCGAACAGGCTTTTGAGCGTCTGGATCCCAATGTGGAACTGGTGCTCCATTCCGACCAGGGATGGCATTACCAGATGGCGAAATACCAGAAAGCACTGGCCAGCCGGAACATCACCCAAAGCATGTCCCGGAAGGGGAACTGCCTCGACAACGCCGTGATGGAAAACTTCTTTGGCATTCTCAAGACGGAGCTCCTGTACCTCCAGGACTTTGAAAGTGTGGAACACTTTCTTCAGGAACTGGATGACTATATGGTGTATTACAACCAAAAACGGATGAAAGCCAAATTAAAAAACATGAGTCCGGTGGAATACCGGACTCATGTCCAACAAGCTGCTTAATTTTTTGTCTAACTTTTTTGGGTCAGTTCACTTTGGAGGGTGGCTTTTTACGTTCTAAAATATTGATATAGACAACAGAAGAATATTAATACTTATTAATATGGATACCTAGAAAATAGCCTTGAATAAGAATATTTATTTAAATAGCTACTATAATTATACTTATATTTGATAATTAAGGTGCAAAAAAGATGCTTATATGGAGAATAGCGGTATTATAATTGTAGGTGGTAAAGAATTCTTTTTCTCAATATCTGATATCCCCTCGGTATATTATGAAGGTAATTTTAACAGGAGATGACTTAAGCAATTGATCTACTTTAAGCAAAAAAACTAGCAATATCAAAAGGGAATAAAAAACTGTGAGATATAAGGATGGTGTATATTGGAAGAAACAACAAAAGATTTATTACTTAAAGAAATTGCTAACTATGGGTATAGAGCTGGATTTGGAGCAAAAAAACATTTTGCAACTTATGATATGTCTCAGAACATCCCCATTACTATAGCTGTAATTGGTATTCTTGCTGGAATAGGACAGGTAGCGTATCCTGATAATAATTTTAGTACAGGCTTAGCTATATTACTTATAATGGCTAGTATTATTGGTTTAATTATGAACCCTTTCAATGAAAAGAAAGAAAACTACGATAAAGTTGGATCTGAACTAACTGAAATATTTAATGAACTTCAGAATCTGTTTTACGAAGTGAAAGTCAGCCCGGAAGAAACTTACACAGAGCAGAGAGAAAAACTTAAATCATTAGTGAAAGAATTTAATTCGACAGGCCTTAGTCACCAAATGTTCGGTAGCGATTGGTATGCCCACTACAAATTCTTCTTTCAAATGGAAAAGCAGTGGATTGAAGAAGTTCGACCTTTTAAATTGTGGGGAGACAAAATTCCTGCTTCTCTTTTGATTTTTAGCGTGGTTGTTTTTTTACTACCTTTGGCATGGAACTATTTATTTAGTAGTGGAGGCATAATATGATTGGGAACTCTTTTAAAGACTTTGTAGATGAAATTCAATTGAAAAATCGTGAAGGCATTGATACAAAATTTTCTAACATCACCAAAAGGCTAAATACAAGCTTTTGGGATGATGAAGAAAATGAAAGTGATCATAGTAGAGTTGTAGGATCTATCGGACGCTTTACTGCGATTGATGGAGTAAGTGATATGGACATGCTTTTTATATTGCCAGATGAACTTTTCAAAACTTACGAGGAAGAAGAGGGGAATGGACAAAAAAGTCTTTTACAAGATGTGAAAAAAGAAGTGAAAAAGCGTTATCCACACGAAAGTACTAAAGTGCGTGGAGATGGGCAAGTAGTAGTAGTTTCTTTCTCGAATTATGAAGTTGAAATTTGTCCGGTTTTTCGTGAGGCAGATGGAAGTTTCACTTATCCAGATTCTAATCACGGAGGAAAATGGAAAAAAAAAATCCTATACCAGAAATAGATGCTAGCACAGAAATGGCTGCGACCACTAATGGTCATTTCCAGTATATATGTCAAATAATTAGGGCATGGAAGAATCATATTGGATTTAAAATGGGCGGTTTATTAATTGACACTTTGGTTAATAACTTTTTTGTAAAAAATTCTCACTATGAAGTAGTAGATTTTGAAGACTACTTAACACTTTTAAAAGATTTGTTTGAAGAATGGAAGAGTTTAGATAAAGAACGTAAGTATTGGTACGCGTTAGGCAGTAATCAACATGTTTACAATAAAGACAGCACATTTATCTCGAAGGCAGAAAAAGCGTATAACAAAATTATTAATCTAAACGAGGAAAGTGAAGATTTGTACGTCATTCTCCAAGAATTATTTGGAACTGAATTTCCAGTTCCTGAAGAAGTACAAAAGACTAATTCATTTAGGTTTGCACGAACAGATATTGCTGATGGGGAACAATTCATCGAGCAAATGTTTCCGGTGGATATAAAATATCGACTAGAGATTGATTGTGAAGTGAGTATGAATGGTTTTCGAGAAACGCTTTTACGAAAATTACTGAAAAATCACGGTTTCTTGCTGCCTAACAAGAGATTGAAATTTTTTATACTTCATAATGAATTAGCTGAAATAGATTTACATTACCAGATTTATTGGAAAGTAAGAAACCAGGGTCAAGAGGCTATGAAAAGAAACCAATTGCGAGGCAAAATTGTTGAAGGAAAAACAGAACACAT is part of the Planococcus shenhongbingii genome and harbors:
- a CDS encoding ArsR/SmtB family transcription factor, yielding MDNLNVLDIFKALSNETRLNILKWLREPEKNFPAQQAHLPKEVSIEGGVCVGDIQEKVNLSQSTVSHYLSLMQKAGLLEAVRYGQWTYYRRNEETLAKIAQFINEEI
- a CDS encoding MFS transporter, which translates into the protein MATSVKKDLMSTKQKVLAFTLTLLTFVMGTSEFVIVGLLTEVSSDLNISLAVAGTLVSGFAIAYAIGTPVMTAYVSRFPKYPLMLTLISLFIVGNIISALSGSYELLIFSRVITAVVSGVLVALSMSIASDIMPESKKGHIIALIFAGFTISNVIGVPLGTLIGQLGNWQLTFWFTTLLGVISLVMGIFILPRGLKVEKASAKEQLGLLTNPRMILAFFIPTFSIAGTYTIYTYITPILEEGLAIPTSYVSAILLAYGAFSIFSNVLAGKIASRNGVSKLRYVFIVQAVILGSLYFTMESTYAGLVSLMLMAVMIYAMNATIQLYLMNLATVYFPAAKDFASSLTPVAVNVGIALGATLGGYVVANGSLVQLSWVGALCALIASGLAFASYRMDRKESFSGSEAYEASNL
- a CDS encoding acyl-ACP desaturase — translated: MLNSDLDIRLEPRIKELYQLHKERSANIDWSYHEFIPWDKAMSFTRVPWDESQVTLPEGVIIAVETALLTEVNLPWYTSHLDYTFKNSMEVINDFVRTWTAEEDQHSNLLETYLLVTRNVNPARLHELRKRVVESGWFPDFTNPLATMAYTSLQELATLVFYNNVARIAGLYDKDLATLLRRLAKDEALHYAFYRDTVKAHLELDPNFIVYFENVIINFSMPGAVMPDFNDRMKTIAIDTNYGPLQYFDQVLDVVIKYWDIANLQPTSEEAKQSQANILKYHGRLKRIKDRQLGKNKR
- a CDS encoding IS3 family transposase (programmed frameshift), translating into MAKFSVEEKLRAVREYADGHDSKKGIARRYGVDRSVLKQWIERYQNHGEAGLRKRYTNYTPEFKLDVLNFMNDTGASPYEAAAVYNIPSRDTVNKWKKAVDEGGLDALVPQKKGRPTMNEKPKKPVPPKESNETLQEEVERLRLENAYFKKVECLSEGKGSVTTQLKAQVIHELRHDFKVIDLIQVVAIPRSTYYYWIKHQERPDKYKEAKAHIAEIFHAHKGRYGHRNIHIDLGKRGIQLDPKTVLKLMNAIGLTCRVRLKKYRSYRGTVGKAAPNVLSRDFTADKPNQKWVTDVTEFALFGQKLYLSPVLDLFNSEIVAYTVQSRPTYDLVSTMLEQAFERLDPNVELVLHSDQGWHYQMAKYQKALASRNITQSMSRKGNCLDNAVMENFFGILKTELLYLQDFESVEHFLQELDDYMVYYNQKRMKAKLKNMSPVEYRTHVQQAA
- a CDS encoding SLATT domain-containing protein, translating into MEETTKDLLLKEIANYGYRAGFGAKKHFATYDMSQNIPITIAVIGILAGIGQVAYPDNNFSTGLAILLIMASIIGLIMNPFNEKKENYDKVGSELTEIFNELQNLFYEVKVSPEETYTEQREKLKSLVKEFNSTGLSHQMFGSDWYAHYKFFFQMEKQWIEEVRPFKLWGDKIPASLLIFSVVVFLLPLAWNYLFSSGGII
- a CDS encoding SMODS domain-containing nucleotidyltransferase, with protein sequence MIGNSFKDFVDEIQLKNREGIDTKFSNITKRLNTSFWDDEENESDHSRVVGSIGRFTAIDGVSDMDMLFILPDELFKTYEEEEGNGQKSLLQDVKKEVKKRYPHESTKVRGDGQVVVVSFSNYEVEICPVFREADGSFTYPDSNHGGKWKKKILYQK
- a CDS encoding nucleotide-binding domain-containing protein; translated protein: MEKKNPIPEIDASTEMAATTNGHFQYICQIIRAWKNHIGFKMGGLLIDTLVNNFFVKNSHYEVVDFEDYLTLLKDLFEEWKSLDKERKYWYALGSNQHVYNKDSTFISKAEKAYNKIINLNEESEDLYVILQELFGTEFPVPEEVQKTNSFRFARTDIADGEQFIEQMFPVDIKYRLEIDCEVSMNGFRETLLRKLLKNHGFLLPNKRLKFFILHNELAEIDLHYQIYWKVRNQGQEAMKRNQLRGKIVEGKTEHIERTSFKGGHYVECYVIQMGTCVARSSIKVPINYRDYLAG